One segment of Rickettsiales bacterium Ac37b DNA contains the following:
- the rpoH gene encoding RNA polymerase sigma-32 factor yields MSTMLSLPVLNGETGFLRYLQEIRKIPSLGEEEEYMLAKRFTEHQDISAAHKLVTSHLKLVAKVAMSFKNYGLPMIELVSEGNIGLMQAVKKFNPELGFRLSTYAVWWIKAAIQEYILKSWSLVKIGTTSAQKKLFFNLNKLKKKIQAIGTKSLDDQEINMISNELQVSTAEVKEMEKRMSGNDISLNALASEYDDSSELIDLLPETRANQEKMLVSKQEYNYQSNLLQNAINTLTDREKHILTERRLKDEPATLEELSQYYNISRERIRQIEVRILEKLRGLIALQGNSALS; encoded by the coding sequence ATGTCAACAATGTTATCACTACCAGTTTTAAATGGTGAAACAGGTTTTTTAAGGTACTTACAAGAAATTAGAAAAATTCCTTCTTTAGGTGAAGAAGAAGAATATATGCTTGCAAAACGCTTTACTGAACATCAGGATATAAGTGCTGCACATAAATTAGTAACTAGCCATTTAAAATTAGTGGCCAAAGTTGCTATGTCTTTTAAAAATTACGGGTTACCTATGATAGAATTAGTTTCTGAAGGTAACATAGGGTTGATGCAGGCGGTTAAAAAATTTAACCCCGAGTTAGGTTTTAGGTTATCTACCTACGCGGTATGGTGGATTAAAGCCGCAATACAAGAATATATATTAAAATCTTGGTCTCTTGTCAAGATAGGCACTACTTCAGCACAAAAAAAGCTATTTTTTAACTTAAACAAATTAAAAAAGAAAATTCAAGCTATTGGAACCAAGAGTTTGGATGATCAAGAAATTAACATGATTTCCAATGAGCTTCAGGTCTCAACAGCTGAAGTAAAAGAAATGGAAAAAAGAATGTCCGGCAATGATATATCTTTAAATGCTTTAGCTTCTGAGTATGATGATAGTAGCGAATTAATAGATTTATTGCCTGAAACACGTGCCAATCAAGAAAAAATGTTAGTAAGCAAGCAGGAATATAACTATCAATCAAATTTATTGCAAAATGCTATTAATACATTAACAGATCGAGAAAAGCATATTTTAACAGAACGCAGGTTAAAAGACGAACCTGCTACTCTTGAAGAATTAAGTCAATATTATAACATATCAAGAGAAAGAATAAGGCAAATCGAGGTAAGGATTTTAGAAAAGCTTAGAGGTCTAATAGCATTACAAGGTAACAGCGCCTTATCATAG
- the hisS gene encoding Histidine--tRNA ligase — protein MAKINSISGFPEFLPNDQIIFNKTLELIKNYFEKSGFMPLDTPAVERITTLTAKGIESHEIYGIYRLAGNEGDNKKDLALRFDLTVPLARYVAQHYDKLIFPYRRYHIAPVWRGERAQAGRYRQFYQCDIDVIGDGELSIIHDAELPVIIFQIFKALNIGKFTIRINNRNILRGLLFSLNLESGEIIKEVLRIIDKIEKISTNNFKSELIKLGLSEKKIEFLLEFINKKLSNSEWINYLKTPKVNEEFSKGVDELEQVIGYMRILGIEEEYFAIDPTIARGLDYYTGTIYETRLEEYPELGSICSGGRYANLAENFTNKELPGVGLSIGISRLIPKLIEVGILENKVSTVAPVIITTQNQNRIKGYLEIASLLRTADIYTEIYLQPKNLAAQMKYAGKKGFLLAVIADELELDENRVVIRNLLTGIQVSTSKSNLVENIKNMLKEMQVKN, from the coding sequence ATGGCAAAAATTAATAGTATTTCAGGTTTTCCTGAATTTCTTCCAAATGATCAAATTATTTTTAATAAAACTTTAGAATTAATTAAAAATTATTTCGAAAAAAGCGGATTTATGCCTTTGGATACACCAGCTGTAGAGCGTATTACAACTTTGACTGCTAAAGGAATTGAGAGTCATGAAATATATGGTATTTACAGATTAGCTGGCAATGAGGGGGATAATAAAAAAGATTTAGCCTTACGTTTTGATTTAACAGTACCTTTGGCACGTTATGTTGCGCAGCATTATGATAAGTTAATTTTCCCTTACAGGCGCTATCATATAGCTCCAGTGTGGAGAGGGGAGAGGGCTCAAGCTGGCCGTTATAGGCAGTTTTATCAATGTGATATAGATGTCATTGGCGATGGGGAATTATCTATTATCCATGATGCCGAATTACCTGTAATAATATTTCAAATATTTAAGGCCTTAAATATAGGGAAATTTACTATTCGTATTAATAATCGTAATATTCTGAGGGGATTATTATTTTCACTTAATTTAGAGAGTGGGGAGATTATTAAAGAGGTTTTGCGTATTATAGATAAGATTGAAAAAATTTCTACCAATAATTTTAAATCCGAACTTATTAAATTAGGATTATCCGAAAAAAAAATAGAATTTTTATTGGAATTTATTAATAAAAAACTATCTAATAGTGAGTGGATTAATTATCTAAAAACACCTAAAGTTAATGAAGAATTTTCAAAAGGAGTAGATGAACTTGAGCAAGTAATAGGATATATGCGCATTTTAGGTATAGAAGAAGAGTATTTTGCTATTGATCCAACTATAGCACGAGGATTAGATTATTATACTGGTACTATATATGAAACTAGATTAGAAGAATATCCAGAATTAGGTAGTATTTGTAGTGGAGGTAGGTATGCCAATTTGGCTGAAAATTTTACCAATAAGGAATTACCAGGAGTTGGGTTATCTATAGGAATTAGTAGGCTAATACCTAAATTAATTGAGGTGGGTATATTAGAAAATAAGGTGTCTACTGTAGCTCCAGTAATAATAACCACCCAAAATCAAAATAGAATAAAAGGTTATCTTGAGATAGCCTCATTATTACGTACTGCAGATATTTATACGGAAATATATTTGCAACCTAAGAATTTAGCTGCGCAAATGAAATATGCCGGAAAAAAAGGATTTTTATTGGCCGTTATAGCTGATGAGTTAGAACTAGATGAAAATAGGGTAGTAATAAGAAATTTATTAACAGGAATACAGGTCAGTACCTCAAAAAGTAATTTAGTCGAGAACATAAAAAATATGTTAAAAGAAATGCAAGTTAAGAATTAA
- a CDS encoding Transposase: MAYSLDLRKKVIHYVNKGYTREEAARIFGIGERTIYRWLSRSKSGNLAATRAAKPWKKLDPIKLLNEVSKNSNWLLSDFAKVFNVSTAAICLAFKTLGITRKKRPHSIVNGMKQNGNYFWQLSQTIKRKI; the protein is encoded by the coding sequence ATGGCATATTCCTTAGATTTACGTAAAAAAGTAATTCACTATGTTAATAAAGGTTATACCAGAGAAGAAGCTGCAAGAATTTTTGGCATAGGTGAAAGAACAATTTATAGATGGTTATCGAGATCGAAATCCGGGAATTTAGCAGCCACACGAGCAGCTAAGCCATGGAAGAAGCTTGATCCAATCAAATTATTAAACGAGGTGTCTAAAAACAGCAATTGGCTATTATCTGATTTTGCAAAGGTTTTTAATGTGTCTACAGCTGCTATCTGTTTGGCATTCAAGACTTTGGGGATCACACGAAAAAAAAGACCACACTCTATCGTGAACGGGATGAAGCAAAACGGCAATTATTTTTGGCAGCTATCGCAAACTATAAAGCGGAAGATATAG
- the cya gene encoding Ca2+-binding protein, RTX toxin → MLITNEYVGQVNVAKKELNKLKELLEQEANGLYSYFVAELPKLVAQEKNKKEEISDEEFVDFNELTNQFVLTQRNQTILNSEVKINPETLFMPMMRGYGELPSFHIAMSENANLKALVEEFITLGLDSLDYIQTKIMNIVYEWAGVTHIDENARIAAGGANIEARKVAFVEQLTGQAFRQLGAAKFVGQHASTSIQKVWDTALIRISKNLLVQGPMMEIFAKAEYFFDNDNIMLNTNFAETIAILQNWKGKLSYSTWVQIGYILATSTQELGISIEEIKAKLSELAGEAIMLNSGMFGLIGDDFDNIIKGTSGSDYIKGLKGNDKLYGSDASDHLEGDEGDDELYGDSGNDHIYGEKGDDHIEGGEGADYMDGGEGENTLSYGDSPVGVKIHLAKGEANYGHAEGDNFKNFQNIGGSEFNDHLTGDEKDNYINGEGGDDEIHGAEGDDDLFGAKGHDALYGEEGDDTLSGFEGIDNMDGGEGVDTASYHHPYATVGVNVDLARGYGIGGYASGDTYQNIENVVGSKFNDVIKGNAENNLLKGMEGNDLLYGEAGDDKLVGGSGENKIFAGAGNDYILTGIGADEIDGGEGEDTISYEYASSGAVVNMKLGMSITGIDQNNFINIENVIGSEHNDQINGDYKDNKLYGLGGNDVIEAGAGNDIIAPGEGDDKAFGEDGDDYFLGDLGADEIDGGKGKDTVDYSKSFEGIKINLAKNITSGGIAAGDKLYNIENIVGTNFADNLIGDDHDNQLHGMGGDDKICGGKGNDIISGGKGKNQLYGEEGNDLFLLHEGINNVIGGEGYNTADYSKASAGVNINLAEKQGKKSTGEIDSFVDIKGTIGSNYDDIIIGDEEDNILSGNAGNDYINGGEWHDTISGGEGNNTLVGEGGNDIFLVSAGSNDIDGGNGVDTINYSNLREDEYKLIIEKELEMRSSNQSLPTYALQQFNEPVLSDTKGLKIDLNLGYVEKSEGYDIFTNVENIVGSHYDDIIIGDKQNNILDGFDGDDEIHGGEGNDMLIARRGKSKLYGDEGDDTFKVIAGTADIYGGIGHNSIDLILYNLPAQVNLDKKYIIYGEHVANMLENITDVRGTAYNDVIYDNHETNIIAAGNGDDEIYLTDGDDSVNSEKGDDRIYLGGIGKKQIWGGFGKDTYIITPKYSSTADNKTIIVDFEYQTPTDKIDVSQFPAIHSIEDLSIEQIYDNDIMYANIKISEDKEIRLFDVKVFDLTAAHFIFTDH, encoded by the coding sequence GTGTTAATTACTAATGAATATGTGGGACAGGTAAATGTTGCTAAAAAAGAGCTGAATAAATTAAAGGAACTTCTAGAGCAAGAAGCAAATGGATTATATAGCTATTTTGTAGCAGAGCTTCCTAAATTAGTGGCACAGGAAAAGAATAAAAAAGAAGAAATTTCGGATGAAGAGTTTGTTGATTTTAATGAACTCACTAACCAATTTGTGTTAACACAAAGAAATCAAACTATATTAAATTCTGAGGTAAAAATAAATCCAGAAACATTGTTTATGCCTATGATGCGAGGTTATGGTGAATTACCATCCTTCCATATTGCTATGAGTGAAAATGCTAATCTTAAAGCATTGGTTGAAGAGTTTATAACTCTTGGCTTAGATAGCTTAGATTACATACAGACTAAAATAATGAATATAGTTTATGAGTGGGCAGGGGTTACTCATATAGATGAAAATGCTAGAATTGCCGCAGGTGGAGCTAATATTGAAGCTAGAAAAGTAGCATTTGTAGAGCAGTTAACTGGTCAAGCATTTAGGCAGCTTGGAGCTGCAAAATTTGTGGGGCAACATGCATCAACCTCAATCCAAAAAGTTTGGGATACAGCTTTGATTAGGATAAGTAAAAATTTATTGGTGCAAGGGCCGATGATGGAAATCTTCGCTAAAGCTGAGTATTTTTTCGATAATGATAATATTATGCTTAATACTAACTTTGCTGAAACAATTGCTATCCTGCAAAACTGGAAAGGAAAGCTTAGCTATTCTACGTGGGTGCAAATTGGCTATATACTTGCTACCAGTACGCAGGAACTTGGAATTTCTATCGAAGAGATTAAAGCCAAGTTATCAGAGCTAGCGGGAGAAGCTATAATGCTTAATTCGGGTATGTTTGGACTTATTGGTGATGATTTTGATAATATCATTAAGGGAACAAGCGGTAGTGATTATATCAAAGGATTAAAGGGCAATGATAAGTTATATGGCAGCGATGCTTCTGATCATCTAGAAGGGGATGAGGGTGATGATGAATTATATGGTGATAGCGGGAATGATCATATATATGGCGAAAAGGGTGATGACCATATTGAAGGGGGAGAGGGCGCAGACTATATGGATGGAGGAGAAGGAGAAAATACGCTTTCTTATGGCGATTCTCCGGTTGGTGTTAAAATACACTTGGCTAAAGGTGAAGCTAATTATGGTCATGCTGAAGGTGATAATTTTAAAAATTTTCAAAATATAGGTGGCTCTGAATTTAATGATCATTTAACTGGTGATGAAAAGGATAATTACATTAATGGTGAAGGTGGAGATGATGAAATCCATGGCGCAGAAGGAGATGATGATCTTTTTGGTGCTAAGGGCCATGATGCTCTATATGGGGAAGAAGGTGATGATACCTTGTCTGGTTTTGAAGGGATAGATAATATGGATGGGGGAGAAGGGGTGGATACTGCATCTTATCATCATCCTTATGCAACAGTTGGGGTAAATGTGGACTTAGCACGAGGCTATGGGATAGGTGGATATGCAAGTGGTGATACATACCAAAATATAGAGAATGTAGTTGGTTCAAAATTTAATGACGTCATTAAAGGGAATGCAGAAAATAATCTTTTGAAAGGTATGGAAGGTAATGATTTATTATATGGAGAAGCAGGAGATGATAAGCTTGTAGGTGGCAGCGGGGAAAATAAGATATTTGCTGGCGCTGGTAATGATTATATTCTAACAGGTATTGGGGCTGATGAAATAGATGGTGGAGAGGGTGAAGATACTATTAGTTATGAGTATGCAAGCTCTGGTGCTGTCGTAAATATGAAGCTGGGTATGAGTATAACTGGTATTGATCAAAACAATTTTATAAATATTGAGAATGTAATAGGCAGTGAGCATAATGACCAAATTAATGGCGATTATAAAGATAATAAATTATATGGTTTAGGTGGTAATGATGTTATAGAAGCAGGTGCAGGTAATGATATCATAGCGCCTGGTGAAGGCGATGATAAAGCATTTGGCGAGGATGGAGATGATTATTTCCTTGGGGATCTTGGGGCTGATGAAATAGATGGGGGTAAAGGGAAGGATACTGTTGATTATTCTAAATCTTTTGAAGGAATTAAAATAAATCTTGCTAAAAATATAACGTCTGGCGGAATTGCAGCTGGTGATAAATTATACAACATTGAAAATATAGTTGGTACCAATTTTGCAGATAATCTAATTGGTGATGATCATGATAACCAGCTGCATGGAATGGGCGGAGATGATAAAATCTGTGGCGGTAAAGGAAATGATATAATAAGTGGAGGTAAGGGTAAAAATCAACTATATGGAGAAGAAGGAAACGATCTATTTCTTTTACATGAAGGTATAAACAACGTGATTGGCGGAGAAGGATATAACACCGCTGATTATAGTAAAGCAAGTGCTGGGGTTAATATTAATTTAGCTGAAAAACAAGGAAAAAAATCTACTGGTGAAATTGATAGTTTTGTTGATATTAAAGGCACTATAGGTTCTAATTATGATGATATTATTATAGGTGATGAAGAAGATAATATTTTATCTGGCAATGCAGGAAATGATTATATTAATGGTGGTGAGTGGCATGATACTATTTCGGGTGGAGAAGGCAATAACACTCTCGTTGGTGAAGGGGGAAATGACATCTTCTTAGTGAGCGCAGGATCTAATGATATAGATGGAGGTAATGGAGTTGATACTATAAATTATAGCAATTTACGTGAAGATGAATATAAGCTGATAATCGAAAAAGAATTGGAAATGCGTAGCTCAAATCAATCTCTTCCTACTTATGCATTGCAGCAATTTAATGAACCTGTTTTAAGTGATACTAAGGGTTTAAAAATAGATTTAAACTTAGGTTATGTAGAAAAATCTGAAGGGTATGATATATTTACTAATGTAGAAAATATAGTAGGAAGCCATTATGATGATATTATTATAGGTGATAAACAAAATAATATCTTAGATGGTTTTGATGGTGATGATGAAATCCATGGTGGAGAAGGCAATGACATGCTCATTGCAAGAAGAGGAAAAAGCAAGCTATACGGGGATGAAGGAGATGATACCTTTAAAGTAATAGCCGGTACTGCTGATATTTATGGGGGTATAGGTCATAATAGTATTGATTTAATACTATATAATTTGCCGGCTCAGGTGAACCTAGATAAGAAATATATAATTTATGGAGAGCATGTTGCTAATATGTTAGAAAATATTACAGATGTTAGAGGAACTGCTTATAATGATGTAATATATGATAATCATGAAACAAATATAATAGCTGCTGGTAATGGTGATGATGAAATCTATTTAACTGATGGGGATGATTCAGTGAATAGCGAAAAGGGGGATGACAGGATTTATCTTGGAGGTATAGGCAAAAAACAAATCTGGGGAGGATTTGGTAAAGATACTTATATAATTACTCCTAAATATAGTTCTACTGCAGATAATAAAACGATTATAGTAGACTTTGAATATCAAACACCTACCGATAAAATAGACGTTAGTCAATTTCCAGCTATTCACAGTATAGAGGATTTATCCATAGAGCAGATTTACGATAATGACATAATGTATGCCAATATAAAAATCAGCGAAGATAAGGAAATCAGGCTATTTGATGTTAAAGTTTTTGATTTAACAGCAGCGCATTTTATTTTTACAGATCATTAG
- a CDS encoding Ankyrin repeat protein: protein MLNTTKSFSLIANQFVVNFLLQIGHAKTQEDINQINNILANEPNSIMATNNKSCNVLHAIALNPNNIADSLLETIEQYITLDSMHLYYDQCFGGYTPLMISLSQKQENNFFPLLNSQYRMLKKYIPNQIQHNLKYTINIQDNLGKSLLHLAVEIQHSEYTTTLLQQGADPNMLDNSGQSPLHLAVLQNFNYPKILAKGVDNPIVIYNCKKSMPHLAITPSFNHPKALLQQGANPNMLDNSGQSPLHLAIAKHNYEYTEVLLEYAANPNI from the coding sequence ATGCTGAATACTACAAAATCATTTTCATTAATTGCTAATCAATTCGTAGTAAATTTTTTATTACAAATAGGGCATGCAAAAACTCAAGAAGATATAAATCAAATCAACAATATATTAGCAAATGAACCTAATAGTATTATGGCTACTAATAACAAGTCCTGTAATGTGTTACACGCTATAGCTTTAAATCCCAATAATATAGCTGACTCATTATTAGAAACAATTGAGCAATATATTACATTAGATTCTATGCATTTATATTACGATCAATGTTTTGGAGGATATACACCTCTTATGATTTCACTTTCACAAAAACAGGAAAATAATTTTTTTCCTCTACTAAATTCACAATATAGAATGCTAAAAAAATATATACCAAACCAAATACAACATAATCTAAAGTATACAATTAATATCCAAGATAATCTAGGTAAGTCACTTCTGCATTTAGCTGTAGAAATACAACATTCTGAGTACACTACAACTTTATTACAACAGGGGGCTGATCCTAATATGCTAGATAATTCTGGACAATCTCCACTGCATTTAGCTGTACTACAGAATTTTAACTACCCTAAAATTTTAGCAAAAGGCGTTGATAATCCCATTGTAATATATAACTGCAAAAAATCTATGCCTCATTTAGCTATTACACCCAGTTTCAATCACCCTAAAGCTTTATTACAACAGGGAGCTAATCCTAACATGCTAGATAATTCTGGACAATCTCCACTTCATCTAGCTATAGCAAAACATAACTACGAGTATACTGAAGTTTTATTAGAATATGCCGCCAATCCTAATATATAG
- the ybjQ gene encoding Heavy-metal-binding protein, which produces MEILVTTTFTIEGCEIIEYKGLVTGITVRAPTIKQSFLGILKSTIGGSIGSYTKMCEQTRYEAFKNMLKQAHSLGANAIIGIHYDSSDISANTPSTEVFCYGTAVVISKKL; this is translated from the coding sequence ATGGAAATATTAGTTACTACAACTTTTACAATAGAAGGATGCGAGATTATTGAGTATAAAGGTTTGGTAACAGGCATTACGGTAAGAGCACCTACTATAAAGCAAAGTTTTCTTGGTATTTTAAAGAGCACTATCGGTGGTTCTATTGGCTCTTATACCAAAATGTGCGAACAAACAAGATATGAGGCTTTTAAAAATATGTTAAAGCAAGCACATTCTTTGGGTGCAAATGCTATTATAGGAATTCATTATGATTCTTCAGATATTAGTGCAAATACGCCATCTACAGAAGTATTTTGCTATGGTACAGCAGTAGTTATTAGCAAAAAACTTTAA